One segment of Macrotis lagotis isolate mMagLag1 chromosome 1, bilby.v1.9.chrom.fasta, whole genome shotgun sequence DNA contains the following:
- the LOC141491876 gene encoding protein C19orf12-like — translation MTSGQFKPVPQILMELPPNEQQQLYKEALAIIRDLDWVDAVQLTVLVMRNGALQQKLASVVVNYVTRMLHAKVQYGD, via the coding sequence ATGACTAGTGGACAATTTAAACCAGTTCCTCAGATCCTCATGGAACTGCCCCCTAATGAGCAACAGCAGCTTTATAAGGAAGCCTTGGCCATTATCAGAGACTTGGACTGGGTGGATGCGGTGCAGCTGACTGTACTGGTCATGAGGAATGGTGCCCTTCAGCAGAAGTTGGCATCAGTGGTGGTAAACTATGTCACCCGAATGCTTCATGCAAAAGTACAGTATGGAGACTAG